One Coffea arabica cultivar ET-39 chromosome 5c, Coffea Arabica ET-39 HiFi, whole genome shotgun sequence DNA window includes the following coding sequences:
- the LOC140007889 gene encoding fructose-bisphosphate aldolase 5, cytosolic-like isoform X2 has protein sequence MSASVGKYAEELIKTANYIASPGKGILAADESTGTIGKRLASINVENIESNRQALRELLFTSPGALACLSGVILFEETLYQKTSDGKPFVEVLQENNVVPGIKVDKGVVELAGTNGETTTQGLDSLGARCAQYYRAGARFAKWRAVLKIGPTEPSELSVQQNAQGLARYAIICQENGLVPIVEPEILTDGNHDIKKCAAVTEIVLAAVYKALSDHHVLLEGTLLKPNMVTPGSDSPKVAPEVIAEYTVTALRRTVPAAVPGIVFLSGGQSEEEATQNLNGMNKLEVLKPWTLSFSFGRALQQSTLKIWAGKKENVEKAQDAFLARCKANSDATLGKYAGGSAGGLASESLYVKEYKY, from the exons ATGTCGGCCTCTGTGGGAAAGTATGCCG AAGAACTCATCAAGACTGCCAACTACATTGCCAGCCCTGGGAAGGGTATTTTGGCAGCTGATGAGAGCACTGGCACTATTGGCAAGCGTTTGGCTAGCATTAATGTGGAGAACATAGAGTCTAACCGTCAAGCTCTTCGTGAGCTCCTCTTCACCTCACCAGGGGCCCTGGCTTGCCTCTCCGGCGTAATACTCTTTGAGGAAACCCTTTACCAGAAAACATCAGACGGGAAGCCCTTCGTTGAAGTCCTTCAAGAGAACAATGTGGTTCCCGGGATCAAAGTCGACAAGGGAGTTGTTGAACTGGCAGGGACAAATGGTGAGACTACCACTCAAGGGCTTGATTCCCTTGGAGCTCGTTGCGCACAGTATTACAGGGCAGGTGCCCGTTTTGCCAAGTGGCGCGCAGTCCTGAAAATTGGTCCTACTGAGCCATCGGAGCTATCCGTCCAGCAGAATGCACAGGGTTTGGCTCGCTATGCCATTATCTGTCAAGAGAACGGACTTGTCCCAATTGTTGAGCCAGAAATTCTGACTGATGGAAACCATGACATTAAAAAATGTGCGGCTGTTACGGAGATTGTTCTTGCAGCCGTTTACAAGGCCCTGAGTGACCACCATGTTCTTCTTGAAGGAACACTCTTAAAGCCTAACATGGTCACGCCTGGCTCTGATAGCCCAAAG GTGGCACCAGAAGTAATTGCCGAGTACACCGTTACAGCACTGCGCCGAACTGTTCCAGCGGCAGTGCCAGGGATTGTATTTCTGTCAGGTGGACAAAGTGAGGAAGAGGCAACGCAAAACCTGAATGGGATGAACAAGTTGGAGGTGCTGAAGCCATGGACACTCTCATTCTCGTTTGGGCGTGCTCTGCAGCAAAGCACGCTCAAGATATGGGCTGGCAAGAAGGAGAACGTGGAGAAAGCTCAAGATGCATTTTTGGCAAGATGCAAAGCTAATTCGGATGCTACTCTTGGGAAATATGCTGGTGGAAGTGCTGGTGGATTGGCCTCAGAGAGTTTGTACGTGAAAGAGTACAAGTATTAG
- the LOC140007889 gene encoding fructose-bisphosphate aldolase, cytoplasmic isozyme 1-like isoform X1: protein MQSVNLLLHVSVSFEELIKTANYIASPGKGILAADESTGTIGKRLASINVENIESNRQALRELLFTSPGALACLSGVILFEETLYQKTSDGKPFVEVLQENNVVPGIKVDKGVVELAGTNGETTTQGLDSLGARCAQYYRAGARFAKWRAVLKIGPTEPSELSVQQNAQGLARYAIICQENGLVPIVEPEILTDGNHDIKKCAAVTEIVLAAVYKALSDHHVLLEGTLLKPNMVTPGSDSPKVAPEVIAEYTVTALRRTVPAAVPGIVFLSGGQSEEEATQNLNGMNKLEVLKPWTLSFSFGRALQQSTLKIWAGKKENVEKAQDAFLARCKANSDATLGKYAGGSAGGLASESLYVKEYKY, encoded by the exons ATGCAGTCTGTAAATCTTTTGCTGCACGTGTCAGTGAGCTTCG AAGAACTCATCAAGACTGCCAACTACATTGCCAGCCCTGGGAAGGGTATTTTGGCAGCTGATGAGAGCACTGGCACTATTGGCAAGCGTTTGGCTAGCATTAATGTGGAGAACATAGAGTCTAACCGTCAAGCTCTTCGTGAGCTCCTCTTCACCTCACCAGGGGCCCTGGCTTGCCTCTCCGGCGTAATACTCTTTGAGGAAACCCTTTACCAGAAAACATCAGACGGGAAGCCCTTCGTTGAAGTCCTTCAAGAGAACAATGTGGTTCCCGGGATCAAAGTCGACAAGGGAGTTGTTGAACTGGCAGGGACAAATGGTGAGACTACCACTCAAGGGCTTGATTCCCTTGGAGCTCGTTGCGCACAGTATTACAGGGCAGGTGCCCGTTTTGCCAAGTGGCGCGCAGTCCTGAAAATTGGTCCTACTGAGCCATCGGAGCTATCCGTCCAGCAGAATGCACAGGGTTTGGCTCGCTATGCCATTATCTGTCAAGAGAACGGACTTGTCCCAATTGTTGAGCCAGAAATTCTGACTGATGGAAACCATGACATTAAAAAATGTGCGGCTGTTACGGAGATTGTTCTTGCAGCCGTTTACAAGGCCCTGAGTGACCACCATGTTCTTCTTGAAGGAACACTCTTAAAGCCTAACATGGTCACGCCTGGCTCTGATAGCCCAAAG GTGGCACCAGAAGTAATTGCCGAGTACACCGTTACAGCACTGCGCCGAACTGTTCCAGCGGCAGTGCCAGGGATTGTATTTCTGTCAGGTGGACAAAGTGAGGAAGAGGCAACGCAAAACCTGAATGGGATGAACAAGTTGGAGGTGCTGAAGCCATGGACACTCTCATTCTCGTTTGGGCGTGCTCTGCAGCAAAGCACGCTCAAGATATGGGCTGGCAAGAAGGAGAACGTGGAGAAAGCTCAAGATGCATTTTTGGCAAGATGCAAAGCTAATTCGGATGCTACTCTTGGGAAATATGCTGGTGGAAGTGCTGGTGGATTGGCCTCAGAGAGTTTGTACGTGAAAGAGTACAAGTATTAG